The Hymenobacter sp. DG01 genome has a segment encoding these proteins:
- the lepB gene encoding signal peptidase I, translating into MAVQSWEKYLEKNKPAPAPPVGEPKKRKSVVREWGDAILFAVVAATLIRWATFEAYTIPTPSMEHSLLVGDYLFVSKLHYGPRTPQTPLQVPLTHQTIWGTSLKSYSDLIQLPSYRLPGFSEIKNNDVVVFNVPFEARHPADLRTNYIKRCIGIAGDVLEIKQGQVFINGKPAKNYPEMQSSYFLQVPQPDDALLEDFKRFGIVEYNTQDGVPFYGERPGLGRGFDVHMTQAAHDYFRKLPTVKGIVSLQTPVGQPEPGQPVFPNHPDYLPSEPGYPQTQPLANPPFPTWNKDNYGPIQIPKEGQTVQLTPQNSPLYQKIILRYEKNEGVSVDAATGQILQNGQPLKSYTFKQNYYFMMGDNRHNSLDSRFWGFVPEDHVVGKAVLIWLSVDPHASFANKIRWNRLFNLVD; encoded by the coding sequence ATGGCAGTACAGTCCTGGGAGAAATATCTCGAGAAGAATAAGCCGGCGCCCGCGCCTCCCGTCGGCGAGCCCAAAAAGCGCAAAAGCGTAGTGAGGGAGTGGGGCGATGCCATCCTGTTCGCGGTGGTAGCGGCTACGCTTATCCGCTGGGCTACGTTTGAGGCCTACACCATCCCTACCCCCTCCATGGAGCACTCCCTGCTGGTAGGCGACTACCTGTTTGTGAGCAAGCTTCACTATGGGCCACGCACCCCCCAAACCCCCTTGCAGGTGCCCCTCACGCACCAAACCATCTGGGGTACCAGCCTGAAAAGCTACTCCGATCTGATTCAGCTGCCCAGCTACCGCCTGCCCGGCTTTTCGGAAATCAAGAACAACGACGTAGTAGTATTCAATGTGCCCTTCGAGGCCCGGCACCCCGCCGACTTGCGCACCAACTACATCAAGCGCTGCATTGGCATTGCCGGCGACGTGCTGGAGATTAAGCAGGGCCAGGTGTTCATCAATGGCAAGCCGGCCAAGAACTACCCGGAAATGCAAAGCAGCTATTTCCTGCAGGTGCCCCAGCCCGATGATGCCCTGCTGGAAGACTTCAAGCGCTTTGGGATAGTAGAGTATAACACCCAGGATGGGGTGCCCTTTTACGGGGAGCGGCCCGGCCTCGGGCGGGGCTTTGATGTGCACATGACCCAGGCTGCCCACGACTATTTCCGCAAGCTGCCCACTGTGAAAGGCATCGTCAGCCTGCAGACGCCCGTAGGGCAGCCCGAGCCCGGACAACCAGTATTCCCCAACCACCCCGATTACCTGCCCAGCGAGCCGGGCTACCCCCAGACCCAGCCCCTGGCCAATCCGCCCTTCCCTACCTGGAACAAGGACAACTACGGCCCCATCCAAATCCCGAAGGAGGGACAAACCGTGCAGCTTACGCCCCAGAACTCGCCGCTCTACCAGAAAATCATTCTGCGCTATGAGAAGAACGAAGGTGTGAGCGTGGACGCCGCCACCGGGCAGATTCTGCAAAACGGGCAGCCGCTGAAGAGCTACACCTTCAAGCAGAACTATTACTTCATGATGGGCGACAACCGCCACAACTCCCTCGACTCGCGCTTCTGGGGTTTCGTGCCCGAAGACCACGTAGTAGGCAAGGCCGTTCTCATTTGGTTGTCGGTGGACCCACATGCTTCCTTCGCCAACAAAATCCGCTGGAACCGCCTGTTCAACCTCGTAGACTAG
- the dapB gene encoding 4-hydroxy-tetrahydrodipicolinate reductase: MKLLLIGYGKMGRAIEAQAIARGHQIVGIVDPTRPDVRISDFTPAQVDAAIEFTHPDAAFQNVTACLKQGIPVVCGSTGWLHHFPEAQALSQQTGTPLFYASNYSVGVNLFFHFNEYIAAKMHQFGGYDVQVREIHHTQKVDQPSGTALTTAEGILRHFPAKTTWRNEATEASHELAILSEREGTVVGTHIVTYSSPADSIELKHEAHTREGFVQGALLAAEWLPGRQGVFGMKDLLGL; this comes from the coding sequence ATGAAGCTTCTGCTGATTGGCTACGGCAAAATGGGCCGGGCCATCGAAGCCCAGGCTATTGCCCGCGGCCACCAGATTGTCGGTATTGTGGACCCTACCCGCCCTGATGTCCGCATTTCCGATTTTACGCCCGCTCAGGTTGATGCGGCCATTGAGTTTACCCACCCCGATGCGGCCTTCCAGAACGTGACAGCCTGCCTCAAGCAGGGCATTCCGGTTGTGTGCGGCTCCACGGGTTGGCTTCACCACTTTCCCGAAGCTCAGGCTTTGAGCCAGCAAACCGGCACGCCTCTGTTTTACGCTTCCAACTACAGCGTGGGCGTCAACCTGTTTTTCCACTTCAACGAGTACATAGCAGCCAAAATGCACCAGTTCGGCGGCTACGACGTGCAGGTGCGCGAAATCCACCACACCCAGAAGGTGGACCAGCCCAGCGGCACGGCCCTCACCACCGCCGAAGGCATTCTGCGCCACTTCCCGGCCAAAACCACCTGGCGCAACGAGGCCACCGAGGCTTCCCACGAGCTGGCCATTCTGTCGGAGCGTGAAGGCACAGTTGTAGGCACCCACATTGTTACGTACTCCTCCCCTGCCGACAGCATCGAGCTGAAGCATGAAGCGCACACCCGGGAGGGCTTCGTGCAAGGCGCGCTGCTGGCCGCCGAGTGGCTGCCCGGCCGCCAGGGAGTCTTCGGCATGAAGGATTTGCTGGGCCTCTAA
- a CDS encoding DUF5683 domain-containing protein, translating to MNFRHFLQVMGVVLFWLAGTGPLRAQTVTVGPDSARVTTQAAPDTSRRTERLLGMRVTRPQKAALLALVLPGAGQVYNRRYWKLPLVYGAVGGTGYGLYFYQKAFREYREGKEEYARLLRDNPNATLSQLSGRRVKLETSTANLQSGLVQYRRYRDTFIAYTALAYGITILDALVDAHLRDFDISDDLGLRLDPAVLPTSSPLPRAGLALTFYVK from the coding sequence ATGAACTTTCGGCACTTTCTTCAGGTAATGGGTGTGGTGCTCTTCTGGCTTGCGGGCACAGGCCCCCTGCGGGCGCAGACCGTCACGGTAGGTCCCGACTCGGCGCGCGTGACCACCCAGGCCGCCCCTGACACTTCCAGGCGTACCGAGCGCCTGCTGGGTATGCGCGTCACCCGGCCCCAGAAAGCCGCTCTGCTGGCCCTGGTACTGCCCGGCGCAGGCCAGGTTTATAACCGCCGGTACTGGAAGCTCCCCCTGGTGTACGGGGCCGTAGGGGGCACCGGCTACGGGCTTTATTTCTACCAGAAAGCCTTTCGGGAGTACCGCGAAGGCAAGGAAGAATACGCCCGGCTCCTGCGGGATAACCCCAATGCTACCCTTTCGCAGTTAAGTGGCCGCCGGGTAAAGCTGGAAACCAGCACTGCCAACCTGCAGTCGGGCCTGGTGCAGTACCGCCGCTACCGCGACACTTTTATTGCCTATACGGCGCTGGCCTACGGCATTACTATCCTGGACGCGCTGGTAGATGCCCACCTCCGCGACTTTGACATCAGCGACGACCTGGGCCTGCGCCTTGATCCGGCCGTGCTGCCTACCTCTTCCCCGCTGCCCCGAGCCGGGCTGGCGCTTACTTTTTACGTAAAATAG
- a CDS encoding DUF5683 domain-containing protein, whose amino-acid sequence MPSSGPAVFLFLLLSASLLARVAHGQQAVSAPDSGPSETRLLGHPVTAPQKAGILAAVLPGAGQLYSHQLWKLPLVYGALGGATYLEIRYWQRYQEYRRGYNARKRQAADLGPNSGQEPTDAAQQGQFYRYRTSRDLWLGVGAALYGMQILDAVAAAHLRNFDVSENLVLRFQPTLLATGGPAVALGMQIRLHFFSHASSQLLP is encoded by the coding sequence ATGCCCTCATCAGGCCCTGCGGTTTTCTTATTCCTGCTATTGTCAGCTTCGCTGCTGGCACGAGTAGCGCACGGGCAGCAGGCGGTATCGGCACCGGATTCTGGTCCGAGTGAAACCAGGCTCCTCGGCCATCCGGTTACGGCACCGCAAAAAGCGGGAATTCTTGCCGCAGTTTTGCCCGGCGCAGGACAGCTCTACAGCCACCAACTCTGGAAGTTGCCGCTGGTATATGGCGCCCTGGGAGGAGCTACCTACCTGGAGATTCGGTATTGGCAACGGTACCAAGAGTATCGGCGGGGATACAATGCCCGCAAGCGCCAAGCAGCAGACCTGGGGCCTAACTCTGGCCAGGAGCCTACCGATGCCGCCCAGCAGGGGCAGTTTTACCGGTACCGCACCTCCCGCGACCTTTGGCTGGGCGTTGGCGCAGCGCTTTACGGCATGCAGATTCTGGATGCTGTAGCCGCCGCCCACCTTCGCAACTTTGATGTAAGCGAGAACCTAGTGTTACGTTTCCAACCTACCCTGCTTGCCACCGGAGGCCCTGCCGTGGCCCTGGGTATGCAAATCAGGCTTCATTTCTTTTCCCACGCTTCGTCCCAGCTCCTGCCATGA
- a CDS encoding ParB/RepB/Spo0J family partition protein gives MSEKNEEKNTPAAASAAAKRKIGGLGRGLNALIEGSYEKKSERLGLVPHPVNSVGLIAVSQIEANPYQPRTHFDQAALQELAESIKLQGIIQPVTLRQTGTNAYQLISGERRLQASKLAGLDAIPAYIRKADDQQMLEMALIENIQRENLNAIEIALSYQRLVSECNLKQEELGDRVGKNRSTVTNYLRLLKLPPDIQIGLRDNVISMGHARALVNVEDTEQQLNLFRRIVDEDLSVRRVEQLVRSGAGATPETEKKPAQPATPVVPPAELKRAERHLSERFGSRVMVKPGPQGRGEIKIAFDSVEDMQRILHILQPA, from the coding sequence ATGTCAGAGAAAAACGAAGAGAAGAATACGCCGGCCGCCGCTTCTGCCGCCGCTAAGCGCAAAATCGGGGGTTTGGGCCGGGGCCTGAACGCGCTGATCGAGGGCAGCTACGAAAAGAAAAGCGAGCGGCTGGGCCTGGTTCCACACCCGGTCAACTCCGTGGGCCTGATTGCCGTAAGCCAGATCGAGGCTAATCCTTATCAGCCCCGCACTCACTTCGACCAGGCGGCTCTGCAGGAGCTGGCTGAAAGCATCAAGCTGCAGGGCATCATTCAGCCCGTCACGCTGCGCCAGACCGGCACCAATGCTTACCAGCTCATTAGCGGGGAACGTCGTCTGCAGGCTTCCAAGCTGGCAGGTCTCGATGCCATTCCGGCCTACATCCGGAAGGCCGACGACCAGCAGATGCTGGAAATGGCACTCATCGAGAACATCCAGCGCGAAAACCTCAACGCCATCGAAATTGCCCTCAGCTACCAGCGCCTTGTGAGCGAGTGCAACCTGAAGCAGGAGGAGCTCGGCGACCGGGTAGGCAAAAACCGCTCGACGGTAACCAACTACCTGCGCCTGCTCAAGCTGCCCCCCGATATTCAGATTGGCCTGCGCGACAACGTTATCAGCATGGGCCATGCCCGGGCGCTGGTAAACGTAGAGGACACCGAGCAGCAGCTCAACCTGTTCCGCCGCATTGTTGATGAAGACCTTTCGGTACGGCGCGTGGAACAGCTGGTACGCAGCGGCGCCGGTGCTACCCCCGAAACGGAGAAGAAGCCCGCCCAACCGGCTACGCCCGTAGTGCCGCCCGCCGAGCTGAAGCGCGCTGAGCGCCACCTCTCGGAGCGCTTTGGCAGCCGGGTAATGGTGAAGCCCGGCCCCCAGGGACGCGGCGAAATCAAGATTGCCTTCGACTCGGTGGAGGACATGCAGCGCATCCTGCACATCCTGCAACCTGCTTAA
- a CDS encoding ParA family protein, producing MGKIIAVANQKGGVGKTTSSINLAASLAALEYRTLLVDADPQANATSGVGFDPKDIQTSIYECMVDGINVQDIILQTTLLPHLDLIPSHIDLVGAEVEMINLPNREEKMKEALRPLADQYDFIIIDCSPSLGLITVNALTAAHSVIVPVQCEYFALEGLGKLLNTIKIIQSRLNEELEIEGILLTMYDVRLRLSNQVVEEVKLHFQQLVFDTIIPRNVKLSESPSFGIPVILHDAESKGSISYLNLAREIVEKNVLAADPEQEQAAEDTAA from the coding sequence ATGGGCAAAATCATTGCGGTAGCCAACCAAAAGGGCGGGGTCGGAAAAACTACCTCCTCGATTAACCTCGCGGCCTCGCTGGCGGCGCTGGAGTATCGGACCCTGCTCGTGGATGCCGACCCCCAGGCCAACGCTACCTCCGGCGTGGGCTTCGACCCGAAGGATATTCAGACCAGCATTTACGAGTGCATGGTGGACGGCATCAACGTGCAGGACATCATCCTGCAAACCACCCTGCTCCCCCACCTCGACCTGATTCCTTCCCACATTGACCTGGTAGGGGCCGAGGTGGAGATGATCAACCTGCCCAACCGGGAAGAGAAGATGAAGGAGGCCTTGCGTCCCCTTGCCGATCAGTACGACTTCATCATTATCGACTGCTCGCCTTCTCTGGGCTTGATTACGGTAAATGCCCTGACGGCCGCGCACTCGGTTATCGTGCCGGTGCAGTGCGAGTATTTCGCCCTGGAAGGCCTTGGCAAGCTGCTTAATACCATCAAAATCATCCAGAGCCGCCTGAACGAGGAGCTGGAAATCGAAGGCATTTTGCTGACGATGTACGACGTGCGTTTACGCCTCTCCAACCAGGTAGTGGAAGAAGTAAAGCTGCACTTCCAGCAGCTGGTGTTCGATACCATCATTCCGCGCAACGTGAAGCTGTCGGAGTCGCCGAGCTTTGGTATTCCGGTTATCCTGCACGACGCCGAAAGCAAGGGCAGCATCAGCTACCTTAACCTGGCCCGCGAAATCGTGGAAAAGAATGTACTGGCGGCTGACCCCGAGCAGGAGCAGGCGGCGGAGGATACGGCAGCGTAA
- a CDS encoding metal-dependent hydrolase: MNLTYYGHACFLLEAGGSKVLFDPFIRHNPLAQDVDVDKIEADFILLSHGHGDHVGDVEEIGQRTGADLLGMVEVLGWFGQKGLKATYAMNLGGTVKLPFGSVKMVAAAHSSSMPDGSYGGLAAGFVIETEGKTFYFAGDTALTYDMKIIGEQHQLDFAILPVGGHYTMGVADALIAADWTGATKVIGMHYDTFPPLVINHDEAKNQAQQAGKELVLLSIGETITF, translated from the coding sequence ATGAACCTGACCTATTACGGCCACGCTTGCTTCTTGCTCGAAGCCGGTGGCAGCAAAGTGCTCTTCGACCCGTTCATCCGCCACAACCCCCTGGCTCAGGATGTTGATGTCGATAAAATCGAGGCGGATTTCATTCTGCTCAGCCACGGCCACGGCGACCATGTGGGCGACGTAGAAGAAATTGGTCAGCGCACGGGGGCTGATCTGCTTGGTATGGTAGAAGTCCTGGGCTGGTTTGGTCAGAAAGGTCTGAAGGCCACCTACGCTATGAACCTGGGTGGCACCGTGAAGCTACCCTTCGGCTCGGTGAAAATGGTAGCAGCAGCGCATTCCAGCTCCATGCCCGATGGCTCGTACGGTGGTTTGGCCGCCGGCTTTGTTATCGAAACGGAAGGCAAAACCTTCTACTTCGCCGGCGACACGGCCCTGACCTACGACATGAAAATTATCGGGGAGCAGCACCAGCTCGACTTCGCTATCCTCCCTGTTGGGGGGCACTATACCATGGGCGTTGCCGATGCCCTGATTGCCGCCGACTGGACGGGCGCTACTAAGGTTATCGGGATGCACTACGACACCTTCCCTCCTCTCGTCATCAACCACGACGAAGCCAAAAACCAGGCCCAGCAGGCCGGCAAAGAGCTGGTACTCCTGTCCATTGGCGAAACGATTACCTTCTGA
- a CDS encoding ABC transporter substrate-binding protein, translating into MLSFSRRVAGFALLLTGLLTGCSEPTSTTDARRVFRYNQPESLTSLDPAFARNQANTWAVTQLYNGLVELDDSLKPGPSVARRYDISSDGRRYTFTLRPDVYFHDAEVFPGGKGRRVTAQDFVYSFRRLLDGATASPGGWIFRGKVLEKADGEPSDTCFVAVNDSTLRIHLKEPFIPFLGILTMPYAYVVPREAVQKYGKDFREHPVGTGPFRFKEWDEGNAIIYHRNPRYWKKDAQGQRLPYLDAVQISFIQDRKTEFLTFMQGKLDFLSGIRSGSRDLIMYPDGTVREDFRGKFRLQKVPYLNTEYLGMQQDLKNLRGDNAETGRALQDKRVRQALNYALNKPEFLAYFLNNVGKPGSSGFVPASLPSFDQQKVPGYTYQPEKARQLLRAAGYGPGKSLRLRLSTVAETKEFCEYYQKKWAEVGVQVEIDVNQGAAHGELIDNGRAAFFTRSWLGDYPDAENYLALFYSKNFAPAGPNKTHFKSAAYDRLYEQAKLEQDAAKRYALYQQMDRIVVEESPVVAVYYDEVVRLTQNNVQGLTPNPMNQLVLERVRKQ; encoded by the coding sequence ATGCTTTCGTTTTCGCGCCGTGTTGCCGGTTTTGCTTTACTTCTGACCGGCCTGCTCACGGGCTGTTCCGAACCGACTTCCACCACCGATGCGCGCCGGGTTTTTCGCTACAACCAGCCCGAAAGCCTGACCTCTCTCGACCCGGCTTTTGCCCGCAACCAGGCCAATACCTGGGCCGTGACTCAGCTCTACAACGGGCTGGTGGAGCTCGACGACAGTCTTAAGCCCGGCCCCTCAGTCGCGCGCCGCTACGACATTAGCTCCGATGGCCGCCGCTACACTTTCACGCTTCGACCCGACGTGTACTTTCACGACGCCGAGGTTTTTCCGGGTGGCAAGGGTAGGCGCGTAACGGCTCAGGATTTCGTGTATAGCTTCCGGCGCTTGCTGGACGGAGCTACCGCTAGCCCCGGCGGCTGGATTTTCCGGGGGAAAGTGCTGGAGAAGGCAGACGGGGAGCCCTCGGATACGTGCTTTGTGGCGGTAAACGACTCTACCCTGCGCATTCACCTGAAGGAACCCTTTATTCCGTTTCTGGGCATCCTAACCATGCCCTACGCCTACGTGGTGCCGCGCGAGGCAGTGCAGAAATACGGTAAGGATTTTCGGGAGCATCCGGTGGGCACGGGGCCGTTCCGCTTCAAGGAGTGGGACGAAGGCAACGCCATCATCTACCACCGCAACCCGCGTTACTGGAAGAAGGATGCCCAGGGCCAGCGCTTACCCTACCTGGATGCCGTGCAGATCAGCTTTATTCAGGACCGAAAGACGGAGTTCCTGACCTTTATGCAGGGCAAGCTGGATTTCCTGAGCGGCATCCGCTCGGGCTCCCGCGACCTGATTATGTACCCTGATGGGACAGTGCGCGAAGACTTTCGGGGCAAGTTTCGGCTGCAGAAAGTGCCCTACCTCAATACTGAGTACTTAGGTATGCAGCAGGACCTGAAGAACCTGCGCGGCGACAATGCCGAAACCGGCCGGGCCCTCCAGGACAAGCGCGTGCGTCAGGCCCTGAACTATGCCCTCAACAAACCCGAGTTTCTGGCCTATTTTCTTAATAACGTCGGTAAGCCCGGTAGCTCGGGCTTCGTGCCGGCTTCCCTACCCTCCTTCGACCAGCAAAAGGTGCCTGGCTACACCTACCAGCCCGAGAAGGCCCGGCAGTTGCTGCGCGCGGCGGGCTACGGCCCCGGTAAATCGTTGCGCCTGCGCCTGAGCACCGTAGCCGAAACCAAGGAGTTCTGCGAGTACTACCAGAAGAAATGGGCCGAAGTAGGCGTGCAGGTAGAAATTGACGTAAACCAGGGCGCTGCCCACGGCGAGCTGATTGACAACGGCCGCGCGGCCTTCTTCACCCGCAGCTGGCTGGGCGACTACCCCGACGCGGAAAACTATCTGGCCCTGTTCTACAGCAAGAACTTCGCCCCGGCTGGTCCCAACAAAACTCATTTCAAAAGCGCCGCCTACGACCGGCTCTACGAACAAGCCAAGCTGGAGCAGGACGCCGCCAAGCGCTATGCCCTCTACCAGCAGATGGACCGCATTGTGGTGGAAGAAAGCCCCGTGGTGGCGGTGTACTACGATGAAGTGGTGCGCCTGACCCAGAACAATGTGCAGGGCCTCACGCCCAACCCCATGAACCAGCTTGTGCTGGAGCGGGTGCGAAAGCAGTAA
- a CDS encoding DUF6438 domain-containing protein encodes MRLLSLLLPLLLACSAQAQQPARPKATPPAHAKPKPSKAAVASKPAPAAQPVITLERTPCFGRCPHYKAYIFPDGRVQYEGFRYAPMEGQAESRLPPAMVQKMLQQAKSIGFQQLKSEYTGDISDLPSTILTIRYGATTKTVKAEQGTPAALQELLTFVTTEVESNVGTSVR; translated from the coding sequence ATGCGCCTGCTCTCGCTACTTCTGCCCCTTCTGCTTGCTTGCTCTGCGCAGGCTCAACAGCCCGCACGTCCCAAGGCTACCCCTCCTGCACACGCCAAGCCTAAGCCCAGCAAAGCTGCCGTTGCCAGTAAGCCGGCCCCAGCCGCGCAGCCTGTTATTACGCTGGAGCGCACGCCCTGCTTTGGCCGCTGCCCGCACTATAAGGCCTACATCTTCCCCGATGGGCGGGTGCAGTACGAGGGCTTCCGCTACGCCCCCATGGAAGGCCAAGCCGAGTCCCGCCTACCCCCTGCCATGGTTCAGAAGATGCTACAGCAGGCCAAATCAATTGGCTTTCAACAGCTGAAAAGCGAGTACACGGGGGATATTTCCGACCTACCTTCTACTATCCTGACCATCCGCTACGGCGCCACTACCAAGACTGTGAAGGCAGAGCAAGGCACCCCAGCGGCGCTCCAGGAACTGCTAACTTTCGTGACGACGGAAGTGGAGAGCAACGTAGGCACCTCTGTCAGGTAA
- the yidC gene encoding membrane protein insertase YidC: MDRNSAIGIFLMAALLLLYLQFAPKPKPEPAPQPAKTAAAAAPGTTPVAPDSAALAQQLGAFAGAAQGTAQTTQLQNENLTITFSSKGGRVEAVRLNKYKTYRGQPLDLLDAQSAQLDTRFRTTDGRQIKLSDLYFRPEPQGSNTLRFVADVAGGQIEQLYTLPANSFELSYNLRFNNLSNTLAQEPLTFTFFDRVRQTEKMAKQNRNHTTINHYLVSGDFAMAEASEKPEEVKVAEPLKWAAHKHDFFVAGIIADKEFTTGQFNSTVDLNDTTFIKTLSTTLTIPAADVLGGKGQFRFYFGPNSYSILKEVTPGFDRNVYLGWGLFRWVNQFVILPVFHVLEKFVSSYGIIIALLVVLIKLVTWPLTYKTYESQAKMKVLKPELDAIKEKYPDDAMKQQQETMKLHQSMGVSPLGGCIPTLLTIPILFAMFQFFPNAIELRQEHFLWANDLSTYDDLIKLPFTLPFLGNHISLFTLLMTISTLAMTYQSNQANPAAMQGPMKFYSYLMPLIFFFVLNDFAAGLTWYYLVSNLVTLGQQAITRRFVDDTKVRAKLEANKIKNKDKKPSGFGARLADAMKAAQEKEAQARQGGGASRPAADDTDDTDSEPGTGASDISPKRPRKTRRS, encoded by the coding sequence ATGGACCGAAATTCAGCAATAGGCATCTTCCTGATGGCTGCCTTGCTCCTGCTTTACCTGCAGTTTGCCCCCAAGCCAAAACCGGAACCAGCGCCGCAGCCGGCTAAAACTGCCGCCGCGGCTGCCCCCGGTACTACGCCCGTAGCGCCCGACTCGGCAGCGCTGGCCCAGCAGTTGGGCGCGTTTGCGGGCGCGGCCCAAGGCACCGCCCAGACTACCCAGCTTCAGAACGAAAACCTTACCATCACTTTCTCTTCGAAGGGTGGCCGGGTGGAAGCCGTGCGTCTGAACAAGTACAAGACCTACCGTGGGCAGCCCCTGGATTTGCTTGATGCCCAGAGCGCTCAGCTGGATACCCGCTTCCGCACTACTGATGGCCGCCAGATTAAGCTCTCCGACCTGTACTTCCGCCCCGAGCCCCAGGGTAGCAACACCCTGCGCTTCGTGGCCGACGTGGCCGGTGGCCAGATTGAGCAGCTGTACACGCTGCCTGCCAATAGCTTTGAGCTGAGCTACAACCTGCGCTTCAACAACCTGAGCAATACATTGGCTCAGGAACCGCTGACCTTCACCTTCTTTGACCGGGTGCGCCAGACGGAGAAGATGGCCAAGCAGAACCGCAACCACACTACCATCAACCACTACCTCGTTTCCGGCGACTTTGCGATGGCCGAAGCCTCGGAAAAGCCGGAAGAAGTGAAGGTTGCCGAGCCACTGAAGTGGGCAGCACACAAGCACGACTTCTTTGTGGCCGGTATTATTGCCGATAAGGAGTTCACCACGGGTCAGTTCAACTCCACCGTTGACCTGAACGATACTACCTTCATCAAGACGCTGAGCACTACGCTTACCATTCCGGCTGCCGATGTGCTGGGTGGCAAAGGCCAGTTCCGCTTTTACTTCGGCCCTAACTCCTACAGCATCCTGAAGGAAGTTACGCCGGGCTTTGACCGCAACGTGTACCTGGGCTGGGGCTTATTCCGCTGGGTAAACCAGTTTGTGATTCTGCCGGTATTCCACGTACTGGAGAAGTTTGTTAGCTCCTACGGTATCATCATTGCCTTGCTGGTAGTGCTGATTAAGCTGGTAACCTGGCCCCTCACCTACAAGACCTACGAGTCGCAGGCCAAGATGAAGGTACTGAAGCCGGAGTTGGACGCCATCAAGGAAAAGTACCCCGACGATGCTATGAAGCAGCAGCAGGAAACCATGAAGCTGCACCAAAGCATGGGGGTGAGCCCGCTCGGTGGTTGCATTCCTACGCTGCTGACGATTCCGATTCTGTTTGCCATGTTCCAGTTCTTCCCCAACGCCATTGAGCTGCGGCAGGAGCACTTCCTGTGGGCGAATGACCTGAGCACCTACGACGACCTGATTAAGCTGCCCTTCACCTTGCCTTTCCTCGGCAATCACATCAGCCTGTTTACCCTGCTGATGACGATTTCGACGTTGGCCATGACCTACCAGAGCAACCAGGCCAACCCTGCGGCCATGCAGGGCCCGATGAAGTTCTACAGCTACCTGATGCCGCTGATTTTCTTCTTCGTGCTCAATGACTTCGCCGCTGGTCTGACCTGGTACTACCTCGTTTCCAACCTCGTAACCTTGGGGCAGCAGGCCATCACCCGCCGCTTCGTAGATGACACCAAGGTGCGCGCCAAGCTGGAGGCCAACAAGATCAAAAACAAGGACAAGAAGCCCTCCGGCTTCGGTGCCCGCCTGGCCGATGCCATGAAAGCCGCCCAGGAGAAAGAAGCCCAGGCCCGCCAGGGCGGAGGCGCCAGCCGCCCCGCCGCCGATGACACCGACGATACGGACTCCGAGCCCGGCACCGGCGCCTCGGATATCTCGCCGAAGCGCCCCCGCAAAACGCGCCGCTCGTAA